In Bacteroidota bacterium, the sequence TATTGAAGTCACCTGGACACAAACCCCTGCAACGTGGAGTAATTATTTCTTTGAAAACCTTTTCAAATATGAATGGGAACTAACGAAAAGTCCGGCAGGCGCTTACATGTGGGTAGCAAAAAACGCGGATGAGGTAATTCCGGACGCACATGTCTCAACAAAAAAACATCGTCCGACCATGCTTACAACCGATTTATCATTACGGTTCGACCCAGTGTATGAAAAGATCTCCAGGCGTTTTTATGAACATCCCGATGAATTTGCCGAGGCATTCGCAAGGGCCTGGTTTAAGCTTACACACCGGGATATGGGACCCAAAACACGTTACCTGGGCCCTGAAGTTCCTGAAGAAGACCTGATCTGGCAAGATCCTATACCGGCAGTAAACCACACACTTATTGATGATAAAAACATTGCTGACCTGAAATCCGAAATTCTGAAATCCGGGTTAACAATATCCCAACTGGTATCAACAGCATGGGCCTCGGCATCTACCTTCCGCGGATCTGACAAACGCGGGGGAGCTAACGGTGCGCGGATCAGGCTTGCTCCCCAAAAAGAATGGGAAGTTAACAATCCTGAACAACTAAGCAAAACATTGAAAATCCTGGAAGAAATTCAGGAAAAATTCAACAAATCCCAATTGGGCAGTAAAAAGGTTTCACTGGCCGATTTGATCGTATTGGCCGGTTGTGCCGGAGTTGAGAAAGCTGCAAAAGATGCAGGTTATGATGTAACCGTCCCCTTCACTCCCGGAAGAATGGATGCATCGCAGGAACAAACCGATGCAGATTCCTTTGTTGTTCTGGAACCAATAGCTGACGGTTTCCGGAATTACCTCAAAACAAAATCCATCGTGTTAACGGAGGAATTATTGATAGATAAAGCGCAACTGCTAAATTTGACAGCTCCTGAGATGACCGTCCTTATAGGTGGTATGCGGGTTTTAAATACTAATTTTGGTGGCACCAGACATGGAGTATTTACAAAACGCCCGGAAACTCTAACAAATGATTTCTTCGTTAATCTGCTTGACATGAACACGGTATGGGCTCCGGCTTCAGATGCCGGGGAATATTTTGAAGGCCGTGACCGGAAAACGGGCAAGCATTCGTGGACTGGAACCAGGGTAGATCTTATCTTTGGTTCAAATTCAGAACTCAGGGCTTTGGCTGAGGTTTACGGCAGCTCCGATGCTAAAGAGAAGTT encodes:
- a CDS encoding catalase-peroxidase; translation: MEEQGLGWKSTFGTGKGKDTITSGIEVTWTQTPATWSNYFFENLFKYEWELTKSPAGAYMWVAKNADEVIPDAHVSTKKHRPTMLTTDLSLRFDPVYEKISRRFYEHPDEFAEAFARAWFKLTHRDMGPKTRYLGPEVPEEDLIWQDPIPAVNHTLIDDKNIADLKSEILKSGLTISQLVSTAWASASTFRGSDKRGGANGARIRLAPQKEWEVNNPEQLSKTLKILEEIQEKFNKSQLGSKKVSLADLIVLAGCAGVEKAAKDAGYDVTVPFTPGRMDASQEQTDADSFVVLEPIADGFRNYLKTKSIVLTEELLIDKAQLLNLTAPEMTVLIGGMRVLNTNFGGTRHGVFTKRPETLTNDFFVNLLDMNTVWAPASDAGEYFEGRDRKTGKHSWTGTRVDLIFGSNSELRALAEVYGSSDAKEKFIKDFVAAWDKVMNLDRFDLQQ